The following proteins are encoded in a genomic region of Streptomyces collinus Tu 365:
- a CDS encoding cytochrome b: MSRAGRRAERIAGAADRRLPLLQGGALLRKAFPEHWSFMLGEIALYSLLVLILTGVWLTFFFQPEMTEVVYDGSYPPLRGVLVSAAFDSTLNISFDVRGGLLIRQMHHWAALVFIAAIGLHMLRIFFTGAFRRPREVNWVIGLTLFVLALAEGFAGYSLPDDLLSGTGLRIAQGIMTSLPVVGTYVAFFAFGGPYPGHDIITRLYPLHILLLPGAILALVTVHLMLVFHLKHTQWRGPGHTNRNVVGKPLFPQFTALSTGLSLTVGGVLTLMSGVAQINPVWTYGPYRPDVDSTGSQPDWYVGFLEGALRLVPPWETNVAGHTLMWNVLLPAVVLPALLFGVLYAYPFVEQRLTGEWYREQHLCDRPRERPVRTGLGVAGTVFYAVLLVAGANDVIAQSFRVSVNALTWILRVSLVLAPVVAFLVTRWLCRALTEAERERLAEGVPTGDIRQNVTGGYESGHEPVEEFRPGAPRRALTGGRTGTPSRRPREPERPSR, translated from the coding sequence GTGAGCCGAGCGGGCCGCCGCGCGGAACGGATCGCGGGCGCGGCGGACCGCAGACTCCCGCTGCTCCAGGGCGGCGCGCTGCTGCGCAAGGCGTTCCCCGAGCACTGGTCGTTCATGCTCGGCGAGATCGCCCTCTACAGCCTCCTGGTGCTGATCCTGACCGGCGTGTGGCTGACCTTCTTCTTCCAGCCGGAGATGACCGAGGTCGTCTACGACGGGTCGTACCCGCCGCTGCGCGGTGTGCTGGTGTCGGCGGCCTTCGACTCCACCCTGAACATCAGCTTCGACGTGCGCGGCGGCCTGCTGATCCGGCAGATGCACCACTGGGCCGCGCTGGTGTTCATCGCCGCGATCGGCCTGCACATGCTGCGGATCTTCTTCACCGGCGCGTTCCGCCGGCCGCGCGAGGTGAACTGGGTGATCGGGCTGACCCTGTTCGTCCTCGCGCTCGCCGAGGGCTTCGCGGGCTACTCGCTCCCCGACGACCTGCTCTCCGGCACCGGACTGCGCATCGCCCAGGGCATCATGACGTCTCTGCCCGTGGTGGGCACGTACGTGGCGTTCTTCGCCTTCGGCGGCCCCTACCCGGGCCACGACATCATCACCCGCCTGTACCCGCTGCACATCCTGCTGCTCCCGGGCGCGATCCTCGCCCTGGTGACGGTGCACCTGATGCTGGTGTTCCACCTCAAGCACACCCAGTGGCGGGGGCCCGGCCACACCAACCGCAACGTCGTCGGCAAACCGCTCTTCCCGCAGTTCACCGCCCTCTCCACGGGCCTGTCCCTGACCGTGGGCGGCGTCCTGACGCTGATGTCGGGCGTCGCGCAGATCAACCCCGTGTGGACCTACGGCCCCTATCGGCCCGACGTGGATTCCACCGGCTCGCAGCCGGACTGGTACGTGGGCTTCCTGGAGGGCGCGCTGCGGCTCGTACCGCCCTGGGAGACGAACGTCGCGGGGCACACCCTCATGTGGAACGTGCTGCTCCCGGCGGTGGTGCTGCCGGCGCTGCTGTTCGGCGTGCTGTACGCCTACCCGTTCGTGGAGCAGCGTCTGACCGGTGAGTGGTACCGCGAGCAGCACCTGTGCGACCGTCCGCGCGAACGTCCTGTGCGCACCGGCCTCGGCGTGGCGGGCACCGTCTTCTACGCCGTGCTGCTGGTGGCCGGCGCCAACGACGTCATCGCCCAGTCCTTCCGCGTCTCGGTGAACGCCCTGACCTGGATCCTGCGGGTCTCCCTCGTGCTCGCGCCCGTCGTCGCCTTCCTGGTCACCCGCTGGCTGTGCCGGGCGCTCACGGAGGCCGAGCGCGAGCGCCTGGCCGAGGGCGTGCCCACCGGCGACATCAGGCAGAACGTCACCGGCGGCTACGAGAGCGGCCACGAGCCCGTCGAGGAGTTCCGGCCGGGAGCGCCGCGCCGGGCGCTCACCGGCGGGCGTACTGGAACACCATCCCGTAGACCCCGCGAGCCAGAACGACCGAGCCGATGA
- a CDS encoding cytochrome c oxidase subunit 4: MKAEARLFGGVALFFWAAAGLYGVWSGEAAGTTALVVAGGMAGVIGFFFLVQYRRRGSRPQDRTDADVAEAAGPVAFFPDESPFPIVVALGSALTATGVVFGLWLFLIGSVVLARGVYGMVFQYARR, from the coding sequence GTGAAGGCGGAGGCGAGGCTGTTCGGCGGGGTCGCGCTGTTCTTCTGGGCGGCCGCCGGGCTGTACGGGGTGTGGTCGGGCGAGGCGGCGGGCACGACCGCGCTGGTGGTGGCGGGCGGGATGGCGGGGGTGATCGGCTTCTTCTTCCTGGTCCAGTACCGGCGCCGGGGCTCCCGGCCGCAGGACCGCACGGACGCGGACGTGGCGGAGGCGGCGGGTCCGGTGGCGTTCTTCCCGGACGAGAGCCCGTTCCCGATCGTGGTCGCGCTGGGTTCCGCGCTGACGGCGACCGGGGTGGTCTTCGGGCTGTGGCTGTTCCTCATCGGCTCGGTCGTTCTGGCTCGCGGGGTCTACGGGATGGTGTTCCAGTACGCCCGCCGGTGA
- the ctaD gene encoding cytochrome c oxidase subunit I, producing MTESPEMSEIREITARYSAPAQRPGRALLRWAFTADHKVIGRLYMVTAFSFFLLAGLLALGMRAELARPGLQFLSEETYNQFFTIHGTIMMLLFATPMFAGFANAVMPLQIGAPDLAFPRLNAMSYWMYLFGGLMVISGFVVPGGAAAFGWFAYAPLNSAYFSPGAGGDLWTMGLVVSGVSTTLTAVNFIATIVSLRAPGMTMFRMPIFTWNVLFTSVLVLPSFPVLTAALLALESDRKFGAHVFDASNGGALLWQHLFWFFGHPEVYIVALPFFGIISEIIPVFSRKPMFGYLPMIGATIGITMLSAVVWAHHMFATGAVLLPFFSIMSFLIAVPTGIKFFAWTGTMINGSLSFETPMLWSMGFLVTFLLGGLSGVLIASPPLDFHLTDSYFIVAHLHYVLFGTVVFAMFAGFYFWWPKFTGKMLDERLGKWHFWLLFPGFQATFLVQHWLGEEGMPRRYADYLPSDGFTLLNAISSAGAFVIGVSTLPFLYNVWRTAVRGKRVTEDDPWGWGRGLEWATSCPPPRHNFVALPRVRSESPAFDLHHPDVVRTAEEEGLR from the coding sequence ATGACCGAATCACCGGAAATGTCCGAGATCAGGGAGATCACCGCACGGTACTCGGCCCCCGCCCAGCGGCCCGGCCGGGCCCTGCTGCGCTGGGCCTTCACCGCCGACCACAAGGTGATCGGCCGGCTCTACATGGTCACCGCGTTCTCCTTCTTCCTGCTGGCCGGGCTGCTCGCGCTCGGCATGCGCGCCGAACTGGCCCGTCCCGGACTGCAGTTCCTGAGCGAGGAGACCTACAACCAGTTCTTCACGATCCACGGCACCATCATGATGCTGCTGTTCGCCACGCCCATGTTCGCCGGGTTCGCCAACGCGGTCATGCCGCTGCAGATCGGCGCCCCCGACCTGGCGTTCCCGCGGCTGAACGCGATGTCGTACTGGATGTACCTGTTCGGCGGGCTGATGGTGATCTCCGGCTTCGTGGTGCCGGGCGGGGCGGCGGCGTTCGGCTGGTTCGCGTACGCCCCGCTGAACAGCGCCTACTTCTCCCCCGGCGCCGGCGGCGACCTGTGGACGATGGGGCTGGTGGTCTCGGGTGTCTCGACGACCCTGACCGCGGTGAACTTCATCGCCACCATCGTGTCCCTGCGCGCGCCGGGCATGACCATGTTCCGTATGCCGATCTTCACCTGGAACGTGCTCTTCACCTCGGTCCTGGTGCTGCCCTCGTTCCCGGTGCTGACCGCCGCGCTGCTGGCCTTGGAGTCGGACCGCAAGTTCGGGGCGCACGTCTTCGACGCCTCGAACGGGGGCGCGCTGCTGTGGCAGCACCTGTTCTGGTTCTTCGGCCATCCCGAGGTGTACATCGTCGCGCTGCCGTTCTTCGGGATCATCTCCGAGATCATCCCGGTCTTCTCCCGCAAACCGATGTTCGGCTACCTGCCGATGATCGGGGCGACGATCGGCATCACCATGCTGTCGGCGGTGGTGTGGGCGCACCACATGTTCGCCACCGGCGCGGTGCTGCTGCCGTTCTTCTCCATCATGTCGTTCCTGATCGCGGTGCCCACGGGCATCAAGTTCTTCGCGTGGACCGGGACGATGATCAACGGCTCGCTCTCGTTCGAGACGCCGATGCTGTGGTCGATGGGGTTCCTGGTGACGTTCCTGCTGGGCGGGCTCAGCGGCGTGCTGATCGCCTCGCCGCCGCTGGACTTCCACCTGACCGACTCCTACTTCATCGTCGCCCACCTGCACTACGTGCTGTTCGGCACGGTGGTGTTCGCGATGTTCGCCGGGTTCTACTTCTGGTGGCCCAAGTTCACCGGGAAGATGCTGGACGAGCGGCTCGGCAAGTGGCACTTCTGGCTGCTGTTCCCGGGGTTCCAGGCGACCTTCCTCGTGCAGCACTGGCTCGGCGAGGAGGGCATGCCCCGCCGGTACGCGGACTACCTGCCCTCGGACGGCTTCACCCTGCTCAACGCCATCTCCTCGGCGGGGGCGTTCGTGATCGGCGTCTCCACCCTGCCGTTCCTGTACAACGTCTGGCGCACCGCCGTCCGGGGGAAGCGGGTCACCGAGGACGACCCGTGGGGCTGGGGCCGGGGCCTGGAGTGGGCGACGTCCTGCCCGCCGCCGCGGCACAACTTCGTGGCACTGCCCCGGGTGCGCTCGGAGTCGCCCGCGTTCGACCTGCACCATCCGGACGTCGTGCGGACGGCCGAGGAGGAGGGACTGCGGTGA